The Dermochelys coriacea isolate rDerCor1 chromosome 12, rDerCor1.pri.v4, whole genome shotgun sequence genome has a window encoding:
- the GALNS gene encoding N-acetylgalactosamine-6-sulfatase isoform X4 — translation MIGRYYEDFKIDLKTGEANLTQIYLQEALDFISRQQSSQQPFFLYWAIDATHAPVYASKHFLGTSQRGLYGDAVREIDDSIGKILKSLQNLGISENTFVFFTSDNGAALISAPKQGGSNGRFLCGKQTTFEGGMREPAIAWWPGHIPAGHVSHQMGNVMDLFTTSLSLAGLQPPSDRHIDGIDLSPAILQGKLIDRPIFYYRGNEMMAVRLGLYKAHYWTWSNSWEQFSQGIDFCPGQNISGVTTHTQEEHTKLPLLFHLGKDPGEKYPISFSSSEYQEVMEQIFPKVQLHKKTMVPGEPQLNMCDKAVMNWAPPGCEKLGKCLEPPKSNPKKCFWPH, via the exons ATGATTGGCAG ATATTATGAAGATTTCAAAATTGATCTGAAGACAGGGGAAGCAAACTTAACTCAGATCTACTTACAG GAAGCTCTTGACTTTATTAGTAGGCAGCAATCCAGTCAACAACCGTTCTTTCTCTATTGGGCTATTGATGCCACTCATGCTCCTGTTTATGCCTCCAAACATTTCTTGGGCACTAGCCAGAGAGGGTT ATATGGTGATGCAGTGCGAGAAATTGATGACAGCATTGGGAAAATCCTAAAGTCTCTTCAAAACCTGGGCATCAGTGAGAACACTTTTGTGTTTTTCACATCTGATAATGGAGCGGCTCTTATTTCAGCACCTAAACAAG GAGGTAGCAATGGTCGCTTTCTGTGTGGTAAACAAACCACTTTTGAAGGTGGGATGAGGGAGCCAGCTATTGCTTGGTGGCCAGGCCACATACCTGCAGGACAT GTGAGTCATCAGATGGGTAACGTGATGGATCTCTTCACCACCAGCCTCTCCCTAGCTGGATTGCAGCCTCCCAGTGACAGACACATTGACGGTATTGACCTTTCTCCTGCCATCCTTCAGGGCAAGCTAATTGACAG GCCGATATTCTATTACCGTGGCAACGAGATGATGGCAGTAAGACTTGGGCTTTACAAGGCTCACTACTGGACCTGGAGCAACTCCTGGGAGCAGTTCAGTCAg GGTATTGATTTCTGTCCTGGGCAGAACATTTCTGGAGTAACAACCCATACTCAGGAGGAACACACCAAACTGCCTCTGCTCTTCCACTTGGGAAAGGACCCTGGGGAAAAGTATCCAATAAG TTTTTCCAGCTCTGAGTACCAGGAAGTTATGGAACAAATATTCCCCAAAGTTCAGCTGCACAAGAAGACCATGGTGCCAGGGGAGCCACAGCTAAACATGTGTGACAAGGCCGTCATG AATTGGGCTCCTCCAGGCTGTGAGAAGCTAGGAAAGTGTTTGGAACCTCCCAAGTCCAATCCAAAGAAATGCTTTTGGCCGCACTAA